Proteins encoded in a region of the Prinia subflava isolate CZ2003 ecotype Zambia unplaced genomic scaffold, Cam_Psub_1.2 scaffold_47_NEW, whole genome shotgun sequence genome:
- the LOC134565379 gene encoding class I histocompatibility antigen, F10 alpha chain-like isoform X3 — MAPALGLGALLGLLGLLGEPGGATRVLHSLRYLQVAVSEPSPGVPQFMSTGFVDGIPFVRYDSERGRAEPLTQWMKEGAEPGYWDRETQINERNQHMDIVSLETLRDRYNQSRGLHTMQRLAGCDLLSDGSVRGSYRDGYDGRDFLSFELGSGRFVAADSAAEITRRHWEHEGNEAERWTNYLKHECPEWLWKYVGYGKKELERKEPPDVHVSGKEEHGTLILSCHAYGFYPNTIVVNWMKGDEIWDQETEWGGIVPNSDGTFHTWARIEALLEEREQYWCRVEHPGMLEPRIFAWEPTSGRNFTVVVAVSAIAAILIFTFLIDFIVWMLQSGWRDRNGYNMAARRDVGTNGSITAGITV; from the exons ATGGCTCCggcgctggggctgggggcgctcctggggctcctggggctcctgggggaGCCGGGGGGCGCGACGAGAG TTCTCCACTCCCTGCGTTACCTGCAAGTGGCAGTTtcagagcccagcccgggggTCCCCCAGTTCATGTCCACTGGGTTTGTGGATGGGATCCCCTTTGTGCGCTACGACagcgagcggggccgggcggagcCGCTGACGCAGTGGAtgaaggagggagcagagccaggataTTGGGATAGGGAGACCCAGATCAATGAGAGGAACCAGCACATGGATATTGTGAGCCTGGAGACTCTGCGGGACCGGTACAACCAGAGCAGGG GTCTCCACACCATGCAACGTCTTGCTGGCTGTGACCTCCTGTCCGACGGGAGCGTCCGTGGATCCTACCGGGATGGCTACGACGGGCGGGATTTCCTCTCCTTCGAGCTGGGATCCGGGAGATTCGTGGCTGCCGACAGCGCTGCTGAGATCACCAGGAGGCACTGGGAACATGAAGGGAACGAGGCTGAGAGGTGGACAAATTATCTGAAGCACGAGTGCCCAGAATGGCTCTGGAAATACGTTGGATACGGGAAGAAGGAGCTGGAGCGCAAAG AGCCCCCTGATGTCCACGTGTCCGGAAAGGAGGAACATGGGACACTGATCTTGTCCTGCCACGCGTACGGATTCTATCCCAACACCATCGTAGTCAACTGGATGAAGGGGGATGAAATCTGGGATCAGGAGACGGAGTGGGGCGGGATTGTTCCCAACAGCGACGGCACTTTCCACACCTGGGCCAGGATCGAGGCGCTGCTGGAGGAGCGGGAGCAGTACTGGTGCCGGGTGGAGCATCCCGGAATGCTGGAGCCCAGGATCTTTGCCTGGG AGCCAACATCTGGCAGGAATTTCACCGTGGTGGTCGCTGTGTCTGCCATCGCTGCCATCCTCATCTTCACCTTCCTCATTGATTTCATCGTCTGGATGCTCCAATCTG GTTGGAGGGACAGGAATGGATACAACATGGCAGCCA GAAGAGATGTGGGAACCAACGGTTCAATCACAG CAGGAATCACCGTCTGA
- the LOC134565379 gene encoding class I histocompatibility antigen, F10 alpha chain-like isoform X1 produces MSTRRKGRGERERESRRLGIRNRSPSAQSCSAGGGSRTRRKNWIHCSRCFPGFGPNPAGSGHSLSAGPGSSAQPGPGVPRCVALQGPRWIPEGSGGVPGRDSVLHSLRYLQVAVSEPSPGVPQFMSTGFVDGIPFVRYDSERGRAEPLTQWMKEGAEPGYWDRETQINERNQHMDIVSLETLRDRYNQSRGLHTMQRLAGCDLLSDGSVRGSYRDGYDGRDFLSFELGSGRFVAADSAAEITRRHWEHEGNEAERWTNYLKHECPEWLWKYVGYGKKELERKEPPDVHVSGKEEHGTLILSCHAYGFYPNTIVVNWMKGDEIWDQETEWGGIVPNSDGTFHTWARIEALLEEREQYWCRVEHPGMLEPRIFAWEPTSGRNFTVVVAVSAIAAILIFTFLIDFIVWMLQSGWRDRNGYNMAARRDVGTNGSITAGITV; encoded by the exons ATGAGCACCcgaaggaaagggagaggagagagagagagagagagcaggagaTTGGGAATCAGGAATCGCAGTCCCAGTGCCCAGTCCTGCTCCGCCGGGGGTGGGAGCCGCACCCGCAGGAAAAATTGGATCCACTGCTCCCGGTGTTTCCCGGGCTTTGGGCCGAACCCAGCGGGTTCCGGGCACAGTTTGAGCGCAGGGCCCGGGAGTTCagcacagcccggcccgggggtcCCGCGGTGCGTGGCCCTGCAGGGTCCCAGATGGATCCCTGAGGGATCTGGAGGGGTTCCAGGAAGGGATTCAG TTCTCCACTCCCTGCGTTACCTGCAAGTGGCAGTTtcagagcccagcccgggggTCCCCCAGTTCATGTCCACTGGGTTTGTGGATGGGATCCCCTTTGTGCGCTACGACagcgagcggggccgggcggagcCGCTGACGCAGTGGAtgaaggagggagcagagccaggataTTGGGATAGGGAGACCCAGATCAATGAGAGGAACCAGCACATGGATATTGTGAGCCTGGAGACTCTGCGGGACCGGTACAACCAGAGCAGGG GTCTCCACACCATGCAACGTCTTGCTGGCTGTGACCTCCTGTCCGACGGGAGCGTCCGTGGATCCTACCGGGATGGCTACGACGGGCGGGATTTCCTCTCCTTCGAGCTGGGATCCGGGAGATTCGTGGCTGCCGACAGCGCTGCTGAGATCACCAGGAGGCACTGGGAACATGAAGGGAACGAGGCTGAGAGGTGGACAAATTATCTGAAGCACGAGTGCCCAGAATGGCTCTGGAAATACGTTGGATACGGGAAGAAGGAGCTGGAGCGCAAAG AGCCCCCTGATGTCCACGTGTCCGGAAAGGAGGAACATGGGACACTGATCTTGTCCTGCCACGCGTACGGATTCTATCCCAACACCATCGTAGTCAACTGGATGAAGGGGGATGAAATCTGGGATCAGGAGACGGAGTGGGGCGGGATTGTTCCCAACAGCGACGGCACTTTCCACACCTGGGCCAGGATCGAGGCGCTGCTGGAGGAGCGGGAGCAGTACTGGTGCCGGGTGGAGCATCCCGGAATGCTGGAGCCCAGGATCTTTGCCTGGG AGCCAACATCTGGCAGGAATTTCACCGTGGTGGTCGCTGTGTCTGCCATCGCTGCCATCCTCATCTTCACCTTCCTCATTGATTTCATCGTCTGGATGCTCCAATCTG GTTGGAGGGACAGGAATGGATACAACATGGCAGCCA GAAGAGATGTGGGAACCAACGGTTCAATCACAG CAGGAATCACCGTCTGA
- the LOC134565379 gene encoding class I histocompatibility antigen, F10 alpha chain-like isoform X2, whose translation MSTRRKGRGERERESRRLGIRNRSPSAQSCSAGGGSRTRRKNWIHCSRCFPGFGPNPAGSGHSLSAGPGSSAQPGPGVPRCVALQGPRWIPEGSGGVPGRDSVLHSLRYLQVAVSEPSPGVPQFMSTGFVDGIPFVRYDSERGRAEPLTQWMKEGAEPGYWDRETQINERNQHMDIVSLETLRDRYNQSRGLHTMQRLAGCDLLSDGSVRGSYRDGYDGRDFLSFELGSGRFVAADSAAEITRRHWEHEGNEAERWTNYLKHECPEWLWKYVGYGKKELERKEPPDVHVSGKEEHGTLILSCHAYGFYPNTIVVNWMKGDEIWDQETEWGGIVPNSDGTFHTWARIEALLEEREQYWCRVEHPGMLEPRIFAWEPTSGRNFTVVVAVSAIAAILIFTFLIDFIVWMLQSGWRDRNGYNMAARRDVGTNGSITGITV comes from the exons ATGAGCACCcgaaggaaagggagaggagagagagagagagagagcaggagaTTGGGAATCAGGAATCGCAGTCCCAGTGCCCAGTCCTGCTCCGCCGGGGGTGGGAGCCGCACCCGCAGGAAAAATTGGATCCACTGCTCCCGGTGTTTCCCGGGCTTTGGGCCGAACCCAGCGGGTTCCGGGCACAGTTTGAGCGCAGGGCCCGGGAGTTCagcacagcccggcccgggggtcCCGCGGTGCGTGGCCCTGCAGGGTCCCAGATGGATCCCTGAGGGATCTGGAGGGGTTCCAGGAAGGGATTCAG TTCTCCACTCCCTGCGTTACCTGCAAGTGGCAGTTtcagagcccagcccgggggTCCCCCAGTTCATGTCCACTGGGTTTGTGGATGGGATCCCCTTTGTGCGCTACGACagcgagcggggccgggcggagcCGCTGACGCAGTGGAtgaaggagggagcagagccaggataTTGGGATAGGGAGACCCAGATCAATGAGAGGAACCAGCACATGGATATTGTGAGCCTGGAGACTCTGCGGGACCGGTACAACCAGAGCAGGG GTCTCCACACCATGCAACGTCTTGCTGGCTGTGACCTCCTGTCCGACGGGAGCGTCCGTGGATCCTACCGGGATGGCTACGACGGGCGGGATTTCCTCTCCTTCGAGCTGGGATCCGGGAGATTCGTGGCTGCCGACAGCGCTGCTGAGATCACCAGGAGGCACTGGGAACATGAAGGGAACGAGGCTGAGAGGTGGACAAATTATCTGAAGCACGAGTGCCCAGAATGGCTCTGGAAATACGTTGGATACGGGAAGAAGGAGCTGGAGCGCAAAG AGCCCCCTGATGTCCACGTGTCCGGAAAGGAGGAACATGGGACACTGATCTTGTCCTGCCACGCGTACGGATTCTATCCCAACACCATCGTAGTCAACTGGATGAAGGGGGATGAAATCTGGGATCAGGAGACGGAGTGGGGCGGGATTGTTCCCAACAGCGACGGCACTTTCCACACCTGGGCCAGGATCGAGGCGCTGCTGGAGGAGCGGGAGCAGTACTGGTGCCGGGTGGAGCATCCCGGAATGCTGGAGCCCAGGATCTTTGCCTGGG AGCCAACATCTGGCAGGAATTTCACCGTGGTGGTCGCTGTGTCTGCCATCGCTGCCATCCTCATCTTCACCTTCCTCATTGATTTCATCGTCTGGATGCTCCAATCTG GTTGGAGGGACAGGAATGGATACAACATGGCAGCCA GAAGAGATGTGGGAACCAACGGTTCAATCACAG GAATCACCGTCTGA